From one Novosphingobium sp. genomic stretch:
- a CDS encoding YiiD C-terminal domain-containing protein has protein sequence MDIAVLEQYLHHQIPLSAAMQVTVDAAGADSVVLSAPLEPNINHKRTAFGGSISTLGILAAWSLVHLRLLEEGLRCEVVIQSNQMDYDRPITGAFAAASSLSDPAGWPMFLKTLRRRKVARIEVRSDLLFEGAVVGRLSGRFVAFLQQG, from the coding sequence ATGGATATCGCTGTTCTAGAGCAATATTTGCATCACCAGATCCCCCTGTCCGCCGCGATGCAGGTGACGGTGGATGCCGCGGGGGCGGACTCGGTGGTGCTTTCCGCGCCACTGGAACCGAACATCAATCACAAGAGAACGGCCTTTGGCGGCAGCATCTCGACCCTGGGCATCCTTGCCGCATGGTCGCTGGTGCATCTGCGGCTGCTTGAAGAAGGGCTGCGTTGCGAAGTCGTCATCCAGTCCAACCAGATGGACTATGACCGGCCGATCACGGGCGCCTTTGCCGCTGCCTCTTCGCTGAGTGATCCGGCGGGTTGGCCGATGTTCCTGAAGACTTTGCGGCGCCGGAAAGTCGCGCGCATCGAGGTCCGCTCGGACCTGCTGTTCGAGGGCGCGGTGGTGGGGCGCCTGAGCGGACGCTTCGTGGCCTTCCTGCAGCAAGGCTGA
- a CDS encoding DUF4261 domain-containing protein yields the protein MPTILFHRPGVLPAGRLRAMLSDALPLYRWICGEDDDGTSGHTIPLRGHHLICGRGDGAPLFVELRWIDSPLTGDNIPHHAEHVTLSPPTTDNRAEGDLVIALIAQALMSQDGGGIWCRLSSDGGWMAGVSMEEITRRIAAGDTLERAGSEPHRPSPVAPRTIAPAFHTERPSLDRLPTLAVLIAPGDSGNAMPPPPDWVELEDDLHSHDPAGNWRIDPRDSHSALLTGRPGRIGIAMRGTPLPADWLQLALGRNPRLAEDTETAAELRAHSACLTLSCDLDTHAAGPDDTRQIAIAMGLTLLLLARDLHGAGRLAGLANPAHAMLFAPEQLPAFAQTLQAGDVPAPLFIGTAFHATMPGAVSLSTTGLMPFTGFEVEAWNAPGDADTIGERLASVLRHLLKQGPVLRHGDTLGGGAIRTLHGTSRAERPYAGNKPLPALWLEFGEARPYPSRPVAVPAMAAPLRRPGGFGRKGL from the coding sequence ATGCCAACCATCCTCTTTCACCGTCCCGGAGTCCTGCCCGCCGGACGCCTGCGCGCCATGCTGTCCGACGCCTTGCCGCTCTATCGCTGGATCTGCGGCGAGGATGACGACGGCACCTCCGGCCACACCATCCCTTTGCGCGGCCATCACCTGATCTGCGGGCGCGGCGATGGCGCCCCCCTGTTCGTCGAGCTGCGCTGGATCGATTCGCCGCTGACGGGCGACAACATCCCGCACCATGCCGAGCATGTCACCCTCTCCCCTCCCACTACCGACAACCGGGCCGAGGGCGATCTCGTGATTGCGCTGATCGCTCAGGCGCTGATGAGTCAGGACGGCGGCGGCATCTGGTGCCGCCTCTCCTCCGATGGCGGCTGGATGGCGGGCGTCAGCATGGAGGAGATCACCCGCCGCATCGCCGCCGGAGACACGCTGGAACGCGCCGGCTCCGAGCCTCATCGCCCCAGCCCGGTGGCGCCGCGCACCATCGCCCCGGCCTTTCACACCGAACGCCCCAGCCTCGACCGCCTGCCGACACTGGCCGTGCTGATCGCGCCCGGCGACTCCGGCAACGCCATGCCGCCCCCGCCCGACTGGGTCGAGCTTGAGGATGATCTGCACAGCCACGATCCCGCCGGCAACTGGCGCATCGACCCGCGCGACAGCCACAGCGCCCTGCTGACCGGCCGCCCCGGCCGCATCGGCATCGCCATGCGCGGCACGCCGCTGCCCGCCGACTGGCTGCAACTGGCGCTGGGCCGCAACCCCCGCCTCGCCGAGGACACCGAGACCGCCGCCGAACTGCGCGCCCACAGCGCCTGCCTGACGCTTTCCTGCGACCTCGACACCCATGCCGCCGGGCCCGACGACACCCGCCAGATCGCCATCGCCATGGGGCTGACCCTGCTGCTGCTGGCCCGCGACCTGCACGGCGCCGGGCGTCTGGCCGGGCTCGCCAATCCGGCGCATGCCATGCTCTTCGCGCCCGAGCAGTTGCCCGCCTTCGCCCAGACGCTGCAGGCCGGGGACGTCCCCGCGCCGCTGTTCATCGGCACCGCCTTCCATGCCACCATGCCCGGCGCGGTCTCGCTTTCCACCACCGGGCTGATGCCCTTCACCGGATTCGAGGTCGAGGCCTGGAACGCCCCCGGCGATGCCGACACCATCGGCGAGCGGCTGGCCTCTGTGCTGCGCCATCTGCTGAAGCAGGGGCCCGTGTTGCGCCACGGCGATACGCTGGGTGGAGGAGCGATCCGCACCCTGCATGGCACCAGTCGCGCCGAGCGACCCTATGCCGGGAACAAGCCTCTGCCCGCGCTGTGGCTGGAGTTCGGAGAGGCCCGGCCCTATCCTTCCCGCCCGGTGGCGGTGCCTGCGATGGCGGCGCCTTTGCGGCGGCCGGGGGGGTTTGGAAGGAAGGGGTTGTAG
- a CDS encoding TolC family protein has protein sequence MTTTFPPMERARLAVLTLALACAGCMSGPVSGPPLRLVSETAPSTPDDVLPWWKDAGDPLLAQLIEQGLAHDPVLICQAFDLSKSDEKAHPPGLRHRLSRLIAQGEDETAHRARAYGYADARNALAERIALAYVEARRWQERLAVRVKATDPLRDNGEIAHFRKEAGLVPAMDGDMADVMTGLDSASVEAARNRLNDSVAALAKLAHMLPEDLRKQLGNEGHLPTFTAKPANDRSHRADLRALELKLTGELTRHKVDQNAIDAVAHAPEGTPPEGTPTAPLAAATPKPADPVKPGGKKPVGPTADARAQDAVGAWRAAQIRADAEISEASAALGTITLRLAPLARAEATATRTVTDARLAYRGGTETFSMLYVAEAAVLAAQEGQIDARAAAAAAAIRLWSAQGLGWHDADLAPAPTDGVTVCGQP, from the coding sequence GTGACGACAACCTTTCCCCCCATGGAACGGGCGCGCCTCGCGGTCCTGACGCTGGCTCTGGCCTGTGCGGGCTGCATGAGCGGCCCGGTCTCGGGCCCGCCGCTGCGGCTGGTGTCCGAAACCGCCCCCTCCACGCCCGACGATGTCCTCCCCTGGTGGAAGGACGCGGGCGACCCGCTGCTGGCCCAGCTGATCGAGCAGGGTCTGGCGCATGATCCCGTGCTGATCTGCCAGGCCTTCGATCTGTCGAAGAGCGACGAGAAAGCCCATCCGCCCGGCCTGCGCCACCGCCTCTCGCGGCTGATCGCGCAGGGCGAGGACGAGACCGCGCATCGCGCCCGCGCCTATGGCTATGCCGATGCCCGCAACGCCTTGGCCGAGCGGATCGCGCTGGCCTATGTCGAGGCGCGGCGCTGGCAGGAACGGCTCGCGGTGCGGGTCAAGGCCACCGATCCGCTGCGCGACAATGGCGAGATCGCCCATTTCCGCAAGGAAGCCGGGCTGGTCCCGGCGATGGACGGCGATATGGCCGATGTGATGACCGGGCTGGATTCCGCCTCGGTGGAGGCCGCGCGCAACCGCCTGAACGACAGCGTCGCCGCGCTGGCCAAACTCGCCCACATGCTGCCCGAGGATCTGCGCAAGCAATTGGGCAACGAGGGTCATCTGCCCACCTTCACCGCCAAGCCCGCCAATGATCGCAGCCACCGCGCCGATCTACGCGCGCTGGAACTGAAGCTGACCGGCGAGCTGACCCGGCACAAGGTCGATCAAAACGCCATCGATGCCGTCGCCCATGCCCCCGAAGGCACGCCGCCCGAAGGCACACCGACCGCCCCTCTTGCCGCCGCCACGCCCAAACCCGCCGATCCGGTCAAGCCCGGCGGCAAGAAGCCCGTCGGCCCCACGGCTGACGCGCGCGCTCAGGATGCCGTTGGCGCCTGGCGCGCCGCGCAGATCCGTGCCGATGCCGAGATCAGCGAGGCCAGCGCCGCGCTGGGCACCATCACCTTGCGCCTCGCCCCGCTGGCGCGCGCCGAGGCGACCGCCACCCGCACGGTCACCGATGCGCGCCTCGCCTATCGCGGCGGAACGGAGACCTTCTCGATGCTCTATGTCGCCGAAGCCGCCGTGCTGGCCGCGCAGGAAGGGCAGATCGATGCCCGCGCCGCCGCCGCCGCCGCTGCCATCCGCCTGTGGTCCGCACAGGGTCTGGGCTGGCACGATGCCGATCTGGCCCCGGCGCCAACCGATGGTGTGACCGTCTGTGGCCAACCCTGA
- the crtY gene encoding lycopene beta-cyclase CrtY translates to MSAQTDLVILGGGLAGGLAALAVAAQRPEWRVCVVEAGERCGGNHVWSWFDSDIAQDARWLVDPLVVKHWDGHGVRFAGHERQLPMGYNSTNGERLDAVLEERLPKGAVLRGSPALEVSATHVTLADGWRLEAGAVLDARGAPGFAGLRGGWQKFVGQVWHTGPHGFEKPIIMDATVEQRDGYRFIYVLPFSAETLFVEDTYYSAHAGLDRDVLAGRIADYVAGLGLKQARIIHEEQGVLPVVAGGEIETFLAATRIPGVGRIGTRAGLFHPLTSYSLPCAVEAALAVAGAPGLSALDGLCESRARAHWRDGAFLRLLARMMFGAGEPARWHRVFERFYRLNEGLIARFYAGRLTMPDKLRLVSGRPPVPLGRALATLMGGGNSLAGLDHPGNVGHDSPQPSIGSITMSPSAGPGASGVLPS, encoded by the coding sequence ATGTCAGCGCAAACGGATCTGGTTATTCTGGGCGGCGGGCTGGCCGGGGGGCTGGCGGCGCTGGCTGTTGCGGCACAGCGCCCCGAATGGCGAGTCTGTGTCGTGGAGGCGGGCGAGCGCTGCGGCGGCAACCATGTCTGGTCATGGTTCGACAGCGATATCGCGCAGGACGCCCGCTGGCTGGTCGATCCGCTGGTGGTGAAGCACTGGGATGGCCATGGCGTGCGCTTTGCCGGGCATGAGCGGCAGTTGCCCATGGGCTACAACAGCACGAATGGCGAAAGGCTGGACGCGGTGCTGGAGGAGCGCTTGCCCAAGGGCGCGGTGCTGCGCGGCAGCCCGGCGCTGGAGGTGAGCGCCACCCATGTCACGCTGGCCGACGGGTGGCGGCTGGAGGCGGGCGCGGTGCTCGATGCGCGGGGCGCTCCGGGTTTTGCGGGGCTGAGGGGCGGCTGGCAGAAATTCGTTGGGCAAGTGTGGCACACCGGGCCGCATGGGTTTGAAAAGCCCATCATTATGGACGCCACCGTGGAACAGCGGGACGGCTATCGCTTTATCTATGTGCTGCCCTTTTCCGCGGAGACGCTCTTTGTCGAGGACACCTATTATTCGGCCCATGCCGGGCTGGATCGGGATGTGCTGGCCGGGCGCATCGCGGACTATGTGGCGGGGTTGGGCCTGAAGCAGGCGCGAATCATCCATGAGGAGCAGGGGGTGTTGCCCGTGGTGGCCGGTGGCGAGATCGAGACATTCCTGGCCGCCACGCGCATCCCCGGCGTGGGGCGCATCGGCACGCGCGCCGGGCTGTTTCATCCGCTGACCTCCTATTCGTTGCCCTGCGCGGTGGAGGCGGCGCTGGCGGTGGCCGGGGCGCCCGGACTTTCGGCGCTGGACGGCCTTTGCGAAAGCCGCGCGCGGGCGCATTGGCGCGACGGCGCTTTCCTGCGCCTGCTGGCGCGCATGATGTTCGGCGCCGGGGAGCCCGCGCGCTGGCATCGCGTTTTCGAGCGCTTCTACCGGCTGAACGAGGGGCTGATCGCCCGTTTCTACGCCGGGCGGCTGACCATGCCGGATAAGCTGCGGCTGGTGAGCGGGCGCCCGCCGGTGCCGCTGGGCCGGGCGCTGGCCACGCTGATGGGCGGGGGCAATTCCCTCGCGGGGCTGGATCATCCCGGCAATGTCGGGCATGATTCGCCACAACCTTCGATCGGGTCCATAACAATGTCGCCTTCTGCCGGTCCTGGCGCTTCGGGAGTCTTGCCATCATGA
- a CDS encoding efflux RND transporter periplasmic adaptor subunit, with product MANPELDAFLGARPHRELYHWLSVGVIVVALAVAFVLLGRFVNGPDLAYYTAPVERGDITPVISGEGTLHAVGEVTVTATGDGAVQSLPGPAQGPVNAGQLLVTMDNASLLAEQTAAQAQQMQAQGDVDRAKLSLSEAQIKLARYDSVWRKSQGRVPSLNEMEGARANVGRASIAASSAQAALSAAQAKVKASQAKLAGSAISAPAAGVVVARLVAPGQGVQAGAPLFTLAPSIDRLMVAVSLDAAQAQRLAIHAHARVLAPALSDGPRNATLDRLDPGPGDGRQFAVFTLDAPGAPLKPGMPVTVDIDLPARQGVLLVPNAALTFAPEGKRPGGSVYVLAQHQQPRQVPVAVGVSDGQHTEVIATGLQPGEQIITGWRHAPDKNQTGGNPKAATTPPTKP from the coding sequence GTGGCCAACCCTGAACTCGACGCCTTTCTGGGGGCCCGCCCCCATCGCGAGCTGTATCACTGGCTCAGTGTCGGCGTGATCGTCGTGGCGCTGGCGGTGGCCTTCGTGCTGCTGGGGCGCTTCGTCAACGGGCCCGATCTGGCCTATTACACCGCTCCGGTCGAGCGCGGCGACATCACGCCGGTGATCTCGGGCGAGGGCACGCTGCATGCCGTGGGTGAGGTGACCGTCACCGCCACCGGCGATGGCGCGGTGCAGAGCCTGCCCGGCCCGGCGCAGGGCCCGGTCAATGCCGGGCAGTTGCTGGTCACCATGGACAATGCCTCGCTGCTGGCCGAGCAGACCGCGGCTCAGGCGCAGCAGATGCAGGCGCAGGGCGATGTCGACCGCGCCAAGCTGTCGCTGAGCGAGGCCCAGATCAAGCTGGCCCGCTATGACAGCGTGTGGCGCAAGTCGCAGGGCCGCGTCCCCTCGCTCAACGAGATGGAAGGCGCCCGCGCCAATGTCGGCCGCGCCAGCATCGCGGCCTCCAGCGCGCAGGCCGCGCTGTCCGCCGCTCAGGCCAAGGTCAAGGCGTCTCAGGCCAAGCTGGCGGGCAGCGCGATCTCCGCGCCGGCCGCCGGTGTCGTGGTCGCCCGCCTGGTCGCGCCCGGACAAGGTGTGCAGGCCGGCGCGCCGCTCTTCACGCTGGCGCCCAGCATCGACAGGCTGATGGTTGCCGTATCGCTCGATGCGGCGCAGGCCCAGCGCCTCGCCATCCATGCCCATGCCCGCGTGCTGGCCCCGGCGCTCAGCGACGGGCCGCGCAATGCCACGCTCGACCGGCTCGATCCGGGTCCCGGCGACGGGCGGCAGTTTGCCGTCTTCACGCTGGATGCGCCCGGCGCGCCGCTCAAGCCCGGCATGCCGGTCACGGTGGACATCGACCTGCCCGCGCGGCAGGGTGTGCTGCTCGTGCCCAATGCGGCGCTGACCTTCGCGCCCGAGGGCAAGCGTCCGGGCGGCAGCGTCTATGTGCTGGCGCAGCATCAGCAGCCCCGGCAGGTGCCGGTGGCCGTTGGGGTCTCTGACGGCCAGCATACCGAAGTCATCGCCACCGGCCTGCAGCCGGGCGAACAGATCATCACCGGATGGCGTCATGCTCCGGACAAGAATCAAACGGGGGGGAATCCGAAGGCGGCCACCACACCGCCCACGAAACCTTGA
- a CDS encoding phytoene desaturase produces MKRACVIGAGFGGLALAIRLQSAGIATTVVEARDKPGGRAYVWHKEGYTFDAGPTVITDPASLEELWTLSGNRMANDVELMPVMPFYRLQWPDGVHFDYSNDEGALRGEIARVAPADLGGYEDFLGYAADVYQEGYVKLGHVPFLDFASMVKAAPALIKHQAWRSVYDVVSSYVESEKLREALSFHTLLVGGNPMTTSSIYALIHKLEKDGGVWWARGGTNKLVAGMVALFERLGGTLRLNDKVSCIHTVGNRASEVETASGWRERFDAVASNADLMHTYRDLLCEAPRGNQYAKKLAQKRWSPSLFVVHFGMEGKWPGIPHHSILFGPRYKGLLEDIFDHGVLPRDFSIYLHHPTISDPSLAPEGHSSFYALVPVAHLGKLPIDWDTIGPVLEKRILDEIGLRFIPDIHDRITVKFHYAPPDFESDLSAYMGSAFSLEPILTQSAWFRGHNRDDVIPNLYLVGAGTHPGAGIPGVVGSAKATAGLMIEDLRL; encoded by the coding sequence ATGAAACGCGCCTGTGTCATCGGCGCCGGCTTTGGCGGCCTGGCTCTTGCCATCCGCCTGCAATCAGCCGGGATCGCCACCACCGTGGTGGAGGCGCGCGACAAGCCGGGCGGCCGCGCCTATGTCTGGCACAAGGAGGGCTATACCTTCGACGCCGGGCCGACCGTCATCACCGATCCGGCCAGCCTTGAGGAGCTGTGGACGCTTTCGGGCAACCGGATGGCAAACGATGTCGAGCTGATGCCGGTGATGCCCTTCTATCGCCTGCAATGGCCCGATGGCGTGCATTTCGACTATTCCAATGACGAAGGCGCCCTGCGCGGCGAGATCGCCCGCGTCGCCCCCGCCGATCTGGGGGGCTATGAGGATTTCCTCGGCTATGCGGCGGATGTCTATCAGGAAGGCTATGTGAAGCTGGGCCATGTGCCCTTCCTCGATTTCGCCAGCATGGTGAAGGCCGCGCCCGCGCTGATCAAGCATCAGGCCTGGCGCAGCGTCTATGATGTCGTCAGCTCCTATGTGGAAAGCGAGAAGCTGCGCGAGGCGCTGTCCTTCCACACGCTGCTGGTGGGCGGCAATCCCATGACCACCAGCTCGATCTATGCGCTGATCCACAAGCTGGAGAAGGATGGCGGCGTGTGGTGGGCCAGGGGCGGCACCAACAAGCTCGTCGCTGGCATGGTGGCCCTGTTCGAGCGGCTGGGCGGCACGCTGCGGCTGAATGACAAGGTGTCCTGCATCCACACCGTGGGCAACCGCGCCTCCGAGGTGGAAACCGCCAGCGGCTGGCGTGAGCGCTTCGATGCCGTCGCCAGCAATGCCGATCTGATGCACACCTATCGCGACCTGCTCTGCGAGGCGCCGCGCGGCAACCAATATGCCAAGAAGCTGGCCCAGAAGCGCTGGTCGCCCAGCCTTTTCGTGGTGCATTTCGGCATGGAGGGCAAATGGCCCGGCATCCCGCATCACTCGATCCTCTTCGGGCCGCGCTACAAGGGCCTGCTGGAGGATATCTTCGACCATGGCGTGCTGCCGCGCGACTTCTCGATCTATCTCCACCACCCCACGATCAGCGATCCCTCGCTGGCGCCCGAGGGGCACAGCAGCTTCTATGCGCTGGTGCCGGTTGCCCATCTCGGCAAGCTGCCGATCGACTGGGACACCATCGGGCCGGTGCTGGAAAAGCGCATCCTCGACGAGATCGGCCTGCGCTTCATCCCCGATATTCACGACCGTATCACGGTCAAATTCCATTATGCCCCGCCCGATTTCGAAAGCGACCTGTCCGCCTATATGGGCAGTGCCTTCAGCCTTGAGCCGATTCTGACTCAAAGCGCATGGTTCCGCGGGCACAATCGTGACGATGTCATCCCCAACCTCTATCTGGTGGGGGCGGGAACCCATCCCGGCGCGGGCATTCCGGGTGTTGTCGGCAGCGCGAAAGCGACTGCCGGTCTGATGATCGAGGATTTGAGACTTTGA
- a CDS encoding glucan biosynthesis protein, whose translation MTKPPFSPRTSLSRREATGLISAFVAALTAPGAALAAPAGRFGPATPFSWDRLVARAQANARRPFVERPASKLAVPDFDTHVRYTYGQAEELPGHVRLFPTRVGIAPQAVGISIVENGQAHTLTNMKGLFGGGQDGEAAGFRVMWADGHADWLAFLGGSYFRAAGSHDQFGLSARGISINTGAPGPEEFPEFTDFWFEGKGEDGLIVHALLDGPSLTGAYRIETKRTPDAGIQDVTATLFLRRDIQRLGLAPMTSMYLYGEGDRRTDWRPEVHDSDGLAIVTGTGEHIWHPLINPEQEHQPPITNAMRADHVKGFGLLQRDQTFDHYQDDMSYYHRRPSLWVEPRGDWGPGVVELYSFASISETVDNVCAYWLSDTPAKAGQRRDFAYRLTWSSQEPAHGNNALCTAFRVGPGGVPGQDEIKGVTRYVFDFEGDILAGLTRDSHVEAQTDIPAKAVLLMAVGPIGGQKNIWRVTMDVRHADLPHPEFRLFLKRGGAALSETVIATAKLP comes from the coding sequence ATGACCAAGCCCCCGTTTTCGCCCCGGACTTCTCTTTCTCGGCGCGAGGCGACCGGCCTGATTTCCGCCTTTGTCGCGGCCCTGACCGCTCCGGGTGCCGCGCTGGCCGCGCCCGCCGGACGTTTCGGTCCCGCCACGCCTTTCTCCTGGGATCGCCTAGTCGCCCGCGCCCAGGCCAATGCCCGCAGGCCCTTTGTCGAGCGCCCCGCCTCGAAACTGGCGGTGCCCGATTTCGACACGCATGTGCGCTACACCTATGGTCAGGCCGAGGAACTGCCCGGCCATGTCCGCCTGTTTCCCACCCGCGTCGGCATTGCCCCGCAGGCCGTGGGGATCAGCATTGTCGAGAATGGACAGGCCCACACGCTCACCAATATGAAGGGCCTGTTCGGCGGCGGTCAGGATGGCGAGGCGGCGGGCTTTCGCGTGATGTGGGCCGATGGCCATGCCGACTGGCTGGCCTTTCTGGGCGGCTCCTATTTCCGCGCGGCGGGCAGTCATGACCAGTTCGGGCTTTCGGCGCGCGGCATCAGCATCAACACCGGCGCGCCGGGGCCGGAAGAGTTTCCCGAATTCACCGACTTCTGGTTCGAGGGCAAGGGCGAGGACGGCCTCATCGTCCATGCCCTGCTCGACGGGCCCTCGCTGACCGGCGCCTATCGCATCGAAACCAAGCGCACCCCCGATGCGGGCATTCAGGATGTGACCGCCACGCTGTTCCTGCGCCGCGATATCCAGCGGCTGGGTCTGGCCCCCATGACCAGCATGTACCTTTATGGCGAAGGCGACCGCCGCACCGACTGGCGCCCCGAGGTGCATGACAGCGATGGTCTGGCCATCGTGACGGGCACGGGCGAGCATATCTGGCACCCGCTCATCAACCCCGAGCAGGAACACCAGCCGCCGATCACCAATGCGATGCGGGCCGACCATGTGAAGGGTTTCGGTCTGCTGCAGCGCGATCAGACCTTCGATCATTATCAGGATGATATGAGCTATTACCACCGCCGCCCCTCGCTCTGGGTGGAGCCCAGGGGCGATTGGGGGCCGGGCGTGGTGGAGCTCTATTCCTTTGCCTCGATTTCCGAGACGGTGGACAATGTCTGCGCCTATTGGCTGAGCGACACCCCCGCCAAGGCCGGGCAGCGCCGCGACTTCGCCTATCGCCTGACCTGGAGCTCGCAGGAACCCGCGCATGGAAACAATGCGCTTTGTACCGCGTTTAGAGTTGGACCCGGTGGTGTGCCAGGGCAAGATGAGATCAAGGGTGTCACCCGCTATGTGTTCGATTTCGAAGGCGATATTCTGGCGGGCCTTACCCGTGACAGCCATGTCGAAGCCCAGACCGACATTCCCGCCAAGGCCGTGCTGCTGATGGCCGTGGGCCCGATCGGCGGCCAGAAGAACATCTGGCGCGTGACGATGGATGTGCGCCATGCCGATCTGCCTCACCCCGAATTTCGCCTGTTCCTCAAGCGCGGCGGCGCGGCCTTGAGCGAGACGGTGATCGCCACGGCCAAACTGCCATGA
- the mdoH gene encoding glucans biosynthesis glucosyltransferase MdoH — protein MSITFPNLPAEAPLEMPIQRLDGVPPAVREVATRPQGLVVKRLLLIALTAVLALAASSEIRAAFSRDGLDVFDVLLLIFFVPLFSWVAFGFVSSTIGFLQLITGAHPGFAPVPRQLAPLTKRTAVLMPVYNESVEDVFGRVRAMVHSIAAAGGAEAIDFFVLSDSNELHGKREEAAWAHMVPQSPIALYYRRREKNIARKPGNIAEWVRRFGGAYESMLVLDADSLMSGETIVGLASIMEARPSLGLLQTVPMITNAQTLFQRWMRFASEAYGPIASAGLLWWSGSEANFWGHNAILRTRAFAESCGLPELPGKPPFGGHILSHDMVESALLRRRGWAVHMVMIAGSYEEFPPTIVDHAIRDRRWMQGNLQHLRLLGASGLSMASRLHLVIGASAYLTSPGWLLLLLTTILQVTASRDQSLPQAAPPGVLWLTVVLLFGPKVMGLIWMLADKERRASFGGAGRSIKSVLLDILLAMLLAPVSMVMQVKALVSLVLGIPSGWHTQNREAQRIPLRTILPDLRDHILLGMLFAATAWIDPVTALWLSPLTIGLLTAPWLISITSCEKTGANMAARGYFQAPPVDVVATPEDGDDDDTKPGNVPLALA, from the coding sequence ATGAGCATCACCTTCCCCAACCTGCCCGCCGAAGCGCCGCTGGAGATGCCGATCCAGCGGCTTGACGGCGTCCCCCCCGCCGTGCGCGAGGTGGCCACCCGTCCGCAGGGGCTGGTGGTCAAGCGCCTGCTGCTGATCGCGCTGACCGCCGTGCTGGCGCTGGCCGCCTCCAGCGAGATCCGCGCCGCTTTCTCGCGCGACGGGCTGGACGTGTTCGATGTGCTGCTGCTCATCTTCTTCGTGCCGCTGTTCAGTTGGGTGGCCTTTGGCTTCGTGTCCTCCACCATCGGCTTTCTGCAGCTGATCACCGGGGCGCATCCCGGCTTTGCGCCTGTGCCCCGCCAATTGGCGCCGCTCACCAAGCGGACCGCCGTGCTGATGCCGGTCTACAATGAGAGCGTGGAGGATGTGTTTGGCCGCGTGCGCGCCATGGTCCATTCCATCGCGGCGGCAGGCGGCGCGGAAGCGATCGACTTCTTCGTGCTGAGCGATTCCAACGAATTGCATGGCAAGCGCGAGGAGGCCGCATGGGCCCATATGGTGCCCCAGTCGCCCATCGCGCTCTATTACCGCCGGCGTGAGAAGAACATCGCACGCAAGCCCGGCAACATCGCCGAATGGGTGCGCCGTTTCGGCGGGGCCTATGAATCGATGCTGGTGCTCGATGCCGACAGCCTGATGAGCGGCGAGACCATCGTCGGCCTCGCCTCGATCATGGAGGCGCGGCCTTCGCTCGGCCTGTTGCAGACTGTGCCCATGATCACCAATGCCCAGACCTTGTTCCAGCGCTGGATGCGCTTCGCCAGCGAGGCTTACGGGCCGATCGCCTCGGCAGGGCTGCTGTGGTGGTCGGGCTCGGAGGCCAATTTCTGGGGCCATAACGCCATTTTGCGCACCCGCGCCTTTGCCGAAAGCTGCGGCCTGCCCGAATTGCCCGGCAAGCCCCCCTTCGGCGGCCATATCCTCAGCCATGATATGGTCGAATCGGCCCTGCTGCGCCGTCGCGGCTGGGCGGTGCATATGGTGATGATCGCGGGCAGCTATGAGGAATTTCCGCCCACCATCGTCGATCACGCCATCCGTGACCGGCGCTGGATGCAGGGCAACCTGCAGCATCTGCGGCTGCTGGGGGCCTCTGGCCTGTCGATGGCCAGCCGGTTGCATCTGGTGATCGGCGCTTCGGCCTATCTCACCTCGCCGGGCTGGCTGCTGCTGCTGCTGACCACCATTTTGCAAGTCACCGCCTCGCGCGATCAGAGCCTGCCTCAGGCCGCGCCTCCGGGCGTGCTGTGGCTAACGGTGGTGCTGCTGTTCGGGCCGAAGGTGATGGGCCTGATCTGGATGCTGGCCGACAAGGAACGCCGCGCCAGCTTTGGCGGCGCGGGGCGCTCGATCAAATCGGTGCTGCTGGATATTCTGCTGGCGATGCTGCTGGCGCCGGTGTCGATGGTGATGCAGGTGAAAGCGCTGGTCAGTCTGGTGCTGGGCATTCCCAGCGGCTGGCACACCCAGAACCGCGAGGCGCAGCGCATCCCCCTGCGCACCATCCTGCCCGATCTGCGCGACCACATCCTGCTGGGCATGCTGTTTGCCGCCACGGCATGGATCGATCCGGTGACGGCGCTGTGGCTCTCGCCGCTGACCATCGGCTTGCTGACCGCGCCTTGGCTGATCAGCATCACCTCTTGCGAGAAGACCGGGGCCAATATGGCCGCGCGCGGCTATTTTCAGGCCCCGCCCGTCGATGTGGTCGCCACGCCCGAGGATGGCGACGACGACGACACCAAGCCGGGCAATGTGCCCCTCGCCCTGGCCTGA